TGGTGACACAACTAGCCACAAAAGCcgtatatatttgcatttcaAGAACAACGGAAAATGTTTCCTTCTTCAGAACTTTCTCGAACGTTAGCTGCATGAGGGACAGTAAAAGAGAGTACAGAGCAGAAGCTGCAAGGGCGGTGAGAATTCCGATCACATACTTCCTGTTGGAGACCCCAGAAGGTTTATCTGAGTCCTCATTCACAGCAAGCAGAGATGcggaaaatgaaagaattacAACTGCATTGAGGATTAAAGGGGTGAACTTTTGGCGATTgatgaagaaagagaaaactgCGTTGAAGGCTAACTGAGTGGCACAAATAAGAGAATAAGTAGAGGCAGATAGGTATAGTAGTCCAATAGAATATAGCATGTTATCACCGGCGATTAGGACTCCAACAACGAAATAGATTGAGCACAGAACAAGAACAGAAGATGGGGCTGATAAACCTGGAGAGTCGTTTGAGGAACGAAGAAAAGAATATGGAACAAGAAGGATCGGGAAAGCAGCTGTTTGGACTAGAGTGGCCATCCATGTACTGTTTCCACCTTTGTCGTAATAAAACCTTCCCAACAGGACAGCGGCAGCTTGACCGACGAGAAGAAAAAATACGTTTAGAACCACCAATAGCCACCAGTGCAAGCGCTTAAGCTTCCAAAGTGTACGGAGATGAGTTGATGGCCCGTCCCTTGCCGGAACAGGAATTTGATTATCTGTCATGCAGACACAAACGCAAACGCATTACATAGCCTATTCAAAAGAATACACGGAATTATCATAGTTCGTAATTTAGAACAGGCAAATGAAGTCAGAAAGCCAGAACCGTGGTATATTCGTGTAATGCGAGTGCGGATATCATCGTGCGTGAACACAAACATATTAGAGAATCAGAAAATCAGCACGTAAACCCCATCaagaaaactaaaatgaaCTAGCAATATATCTGTTGATGGATCACTTATCAATATCGTAGCCAGGAAACAATAAAAGAGTACTCCAACAAAGATGAAGCAACTGAAAACTTCATAACATGACATATCTTCACTGCCTTCACAGAATAACACATACCGAATCCTCACCATTGCAGAACTGTTAGATTTCTCAAGCTTGTGGGGAAAATGTTTCGTCCTGCTTATGTTATAGGCCTACAACCAATCacttcaaattcttggattCAAACCATTGTCAAATTCTCAGAGGCTGATGAAGTGATGATCAAACAAGTGATACCTAAACCCAATGTGAAACATCGATCTTTGCCAGCGACTCTCTGTCCCATTACCCTTACCAGTGATTTCCGCAAAATCAATGTCTGTGTACCAAAACTAGTCTATTTTTCGGAGTTAACAACTGTAAAACTGTTCGTTACCATGTTCTTAATGAATATTACAGCAGCTTTTCTACGGTGGATCAGAACACTTAGGACACTGATGAACAGAAAGGTTTTCTTAAAATTGCTGTAGTTGAAACAAAGTCAAATTTTCTGACCAAACCAAATCCTTTCATTGTCCCAATTCCAATCCCAACCCCAACCCAAACCCCATAACctaaattaaacaattcaaaacaattttaattctgtagATGATATCCAGCCGCAAATCCTAACTACAAGAAAtcaatgtatataaatttgcGAACCCACCACAACTTAAACAGGAATCACCTGAAAATCAAGCTACCCACTTCAAGAATCACCCGAAAACACCTGAATGTAAGAACAGCAACACCATAAAAGCACAAGCACCTACGAACCTTATACatacataagaaaatatacgtATTTAAATACGGAAAACAGGATAAATACCTGGCATGGCGGGTGCGTACGTATGTTCCTTAATGGGGAGTTTGGGTTTTAGAATTTTTGCTCTCCGGTGAAAAAGGCAGTTAAAAAGACTCACAGATAGATACATTGGTCGCTCGCAAAATTTGTATACATATACGGAGAGAGAAATCAAGTATGCAGTATGTATTTATCGTATCGTAGGAAGTTTGGATGGCCATGATGGGTCGTCAATTCCATGAAGCCATGTGTAATGTTCTGACTAaatattattctcattttctatttttaatttatttattaaaaaaatcaaaacagcTGCAAGCAGACCTCAATGTGGTATTCGAATTACTTTAAAAGTGTATTCTCAACAGTTTGAGAAATAGAAATTGGCATACCGAATGCTTCATGAGTATATTTTTTGAGTTAGAAGTTGAAAAATGCTTTCTCAAAATTGTCGCGAACACTCCTAAATATTGTttactaattctttttgttatatgagttataaattaaataatatttaaagagaatatttgaagtaggagaaaggaaaaaaaatatttattaaataattaaattacccACGTATGTCTTCACTCGTTAATGTGCGTGCGAAGGTATATCTTtaccattataagggtaatctgatcaaaaaataatttatttgacctgcaatgagtcagtaataagttaatcgatgataatgatcaattttcattcaatttttttgttaatatcagtaaatttggtaaattttgactaacgaataGACTTATTCAATAAATGACATCAAAGGTCgggaatgtaattatcctataatatttttattttctctcctCGAAACTAATTGcatatttcttcttctctcatttatacattttaattttatgctTACATAACTTGATTCATTTTtgctttatataatttcatatttaatacttgaaagtatatatattaaagagtATGAGAAGTGATACAGatttaaagtaaaattgaTACACATTCACAGGACTCTTGTTGAGACATGACATTGGCAGGCGATTATGCAAACAAAAGCCTCAATATTTATTGAAGTTCCTCCACTCGACTCGTGATGCAGATAATATTTCTATctcatcttatttttttggggataattacaccgaCACACAgagtaattatacataaatttcttattatttgagaaattatatttagtattcctaatattatttttatctgatAAATAGACCGttctattaatcaaaatttactaaatgtgttgatgttagcaaaaaaattaaacaaaaaattatatttattgacctattgcaggtcaaataaatctttcgTATCAAAGTATACTTACAATGTTGAAAATACACCTCCTCGCTTGAGTGGTGATGTTTAAGTAAAAATTAGATAAGATGAAATGCTAAACAAATAAAtgcccaaattttaatttcaccccttatatttttcaaaaagggCTAAACCCCTCTCCAGTATAAATAGACTGAAAACCCCTCCCTACTAATCAATATAATACTCCATTGCTGGCccttgttgaaaattttacagTGAAGCTTACAGCTAATATACACACATGGTAGGgatatgaagaaataaaaatagagggaaaaaaaaactaaaaggaaaaactatCTTATGGtctcaaaagaaagaaagaaaactatCTATTGTCTCAGTAACTATAAGGCCGATAAAATGATACAGATATGCAATGACAAAGAGAATACAGTTACAGCTACAAATGACAATCTAATGTATCCTTTCTTGGAATACAATCACAACCAAAATTCAACGCTATTGATGACAAGGGAGAACTTTACAGATGCATCTATGGTCCAATCGAAATATGATAAAGCACAAAATGAGGGGATTTCATTCACGTTATCAGCAGGCGCACCCTCCCGACTGCTGTTGTGATTGAGATGCATTTGTGTTGCTCGACTTGAGGTTTACATCGACCATATCCTCTTGCTTAGTTGATGATAGAGTTTCCATTCCAGGCAGGGCAGCAGCAATCTTCCTGAATAGTGCCTGAAATAACACAGGATTTAGCACCAGAGGCCTGTAGAAGCTGTTAATCGTTTAATTTAAGGGATTAGACTAATAACATCAAACCCCAGGTGAAATACAGTAGAATGAGACAACAACTAAGGATGATGTGCTAGGTTCGTTCATTCATTAGATGACAGATATTAAGAGTCAGggaaagtgtaaatttaacaaattgaaTATTAGAGACAAACTGTTAGCAGTTGTTACCTTTATATTGAAGCCAGCCTTGGCACTAGTTTCAATGAACATGACATTAAGGTCACGAGCTTTGGCCTCTCCTTCCTCTATAGAAACTTGCCTGCATATGTAGAAGATGTTATAAGTATGAGACCAAAATCACaatcttataaattaacaTGTCCGCACTCCCATGTCATATCCACTACATGCCTAATGTTATAAACTACTGCTCAGGCATTACAACAGCAATGGTTCATGCACTGGAAAAGATTGGTAAAAGATGAATATAATCATGACCTAAGATCTAAGCTGAGAAAGAGGTGACGAGTCACATGAGATGAACACTTTCCAGCAGACTATTTTCAACCTTTCCAACTTCCCCCTTTTAACTTCTCCCTAAAACAGACTACTGTCTTTACANNNNNNNNNNCTAGTGCCTTAACGTTGTATAGGAATGGATGAAAGGATGAGATGGAAAGTTAAATATCACAGATGTGAAAgaatgatttatatttataacacaTGAATCATTTTGAGTGTACCACATCCAAATCACTAACGTCAGACCCACAGTGTCCATTTATAACCTTGGTAAAAAATTTCCTAACATCATAAAGCAGAAGCTTCACCTTAGTACCAATTTCACTTTCtttgaaccaaaaaagaaTGCAGTTCATCCAACGATAAACCTAGTTTCGAATTATACAGCTATGACACAATCAAAGCCCAACGAGAAAAATGAATTCAGTATTTGCTACATTTCAGGCGACTCTACGTTCCTATAATTTGCATCTCAAGGACTGAACATCATGTCAGAACCCCAAAGAAATCTGTGCAGCAAGTTTAGTATATTAACCACAACAATTTGTTGACACCTTAAGTCCAGACTCCAAACAGTGTACTTGTACCAAATGAATACGGTATCAGccttttagagagagagagggagatagagagatagagagatagagaggaagaactcatttataatttctGGAAAGGACTAAGATACCATGGTTACAAACTTGTCAATAGATATATGAATCATTtcaatattatctaaaattcaagaacaagCATGTCCTGCaacttttaattgaaaaactaGCACATCTATCAATATACTTTATGCAATCATATCCAATTTGGTTGGGTTCATCTAATA
The nucleotide sequence above comes from Sesamum indicum cultivar Zhongzhi No. 13 linkage group LG11, S_indicum_v1.0, whole genome shotgun sequence. Encoded proteins:
- the LOC105173443 gene encoding probable purine permease 11 isoform X2, with the translated sequence MATLVQTAAFPILLVPYSFLRSSNDSPGLSAPSSVLVLCSIYFVVGVLIAGDNMLYSIGLLYLSASTYSLICATQLAFNAVFSFFINRQKFTPLILNAVVILSFSASLLAVNEDSDKPSGVSNRKYVIGILTALAASALYSLLLSLMQLTFEKVLKKETFSVVLEMQIYTAFVASCVTSVGLFASGEWRTIRGEMDSFTTGKVSYVMTLVWTAVAWQVCSVGVVGLVFVVSSLCSNVVSTLSLAVTPIASLIVFHDNMNGVKIIAMLIAFWGFASYIFQNYLDDLKVTKNQTAGNNEAANDPHC
- the LOC105173443 gene encoding probable purine permease 11 isoform X1, whose protein sequence is MYLSVSLFNCLFHRRAKILKPKLPIKEHTYAPAMPDNQIPVPARDGPSTHLRTLWKLKRLHWWLLVVLNVFFLLVGQAAAVLLGRFYYDKGGNSTWMATLVQTAAFPILLVPYSFLRSSNDSPGLSAPSSVLVLCSIYFVVGVLIAGDNMLYSIGLLYLSASTYSLICATQLAFNAVFSFFINRQKFTPLILNAVVILSFSASLLAVNEDSDKPSGVSNRKYVIGILTALAASALYSLLLSLMQLTFEKVLKKETFSVVLEMQIYTAFVASCVTSVGLFASGEWRTIRGEMDSFTTGKVSYVMTLVWTAVAWQVCSVGVVGLVFVVSSLCSNVVSTLSLAVTPIASLIVFHDNMNGVKIIAMLIAFWGFASYIFQNYLDDLKVTKNQTAGNNEAANDPHC